The Micromonospora sediminicola genome contains a region encoding:
- a CDS encoding glycosyltransferase, translating into MRIAMISEHASPLAVLGGEDAGGQNTHVAELSAALAAAGHDVRVYTRLDAVDLPVTVRAPDGYEVVHVPAGPAEPVAKDDLLPYMPAFSDWLTDRWRSGDWQPEVVHAHFWMSGLAGLAAARRTGVPVVQTYHALGTVKRRHQGAQDTSPPGRIDHERDLGRAVDRVVAQCQDEVAELVRMGVPRSRMTVVPSGVNLSTFGPLGPVAERDGGRARILTVGRLVERKGFQDVVQAVASVPDAECVVVGGPPAGLLETDPYALRLRALADSLGLADRVRLVGAVPREEMGRWYRSADVLVAAPWYEPFGLTPLEAMACGVPVVGTAVGGLIDTVVPGRTGDLVPARDPAALGAAIRGLLGDRIRRFAYATAALERARARYSWATAADRLGELYGEVATVRRPTRVVA; encoded by the coding sequence ATGCGCATCGCGATGATCTCGGAACACGCCAGCCCGCTCGCCGTCCTCGGCGGGGAGGACGCCGGTGGCCAGAACACGCATGTCGCCGAGCTCTCCGCCGCGCTCGCGGCCGCCGGTCACGACGTCCGGGTCTACACCCGGCTCGACGCGGTGGACCTGCCGGTGACCGTCCGCGCCCCGGACGGGTACGAGGTGGTGCACGTGCCCGCCGGCCCGGCCGAGCCGGTGGCCAAGGACGACCTGCTGCCGTACATGCCGGCGTTCTCCGACTGGCTGACCGACCGGTGGCGCAGCGGCGACTGGCAGCCCGAGGTCGTGCACGCGCACTTCTGGATGAGCGGACTGGCCGGGCTCGCCGCGGCCCGGCGCACCGGCGTGCCGGTGGTGCAGACCTACCACGCGCTGGGCACCGTCAAGCGCCGCCACCAGGGCGCCCAGGACACCAGCCCGCCGGGGCGGATCGACCACGAACGGGACCTGGGCCGCGCGGTGGACCGGGTGGTCGCCCAGTGCCAGGACGAGGTCGCCGAGCTGGTCCGGATGGGCGTGCCCCGCTCCCGGATGACCGTCGTGCCGTCGGGGGTGAACCTGTCCACCTTCGGTCCGCTCGGCCCGGTCGCCGAGCGGGACGGCGGCCGGGCCCGCATCCTCACCGTCGGCCGACTGGTCGAACGCAAGGGCTTCCAGGACGTCGTCCAGGCCGTCGCGTCGGTCCCCGACGCCGAGTGCGTGGTGGTCGGCGGACCACCGGCCGGCCTGCTGGAGACCGACCCGTACGCGTTGCGACTGCGGGCGCTCGCCGACTCGCTCGGCCTCGCCGACCGGGTCCGCCTCGTCGGCGCGGTGCCCCGGGAGGAGATGGGGCGCTGGTACCGCTCGGCGGACGTGCTGGTCGCCGCCCCCTGGTACGAGCCGTTCGGGCTCACCCCGCTGGAGGCGATGGCGTGCGGCGTGCCGGTGGTCGGCACCGCGGTCGGCGGGCTGATCGACACGGTGGTGCCGGGACGTACCGGCGACCTGGTGCCGGCCCGCGACCCGGCGGCGCTCGGCGCGGCGATCCGCGGCCTGCTCGGCGACCGGATCCGCCGCTTCGCCTACGCCACCGCGGCGCTGGAGCGGGCCCGGGCCCGCTACTCCTGGGCCACCGCCGCCGACCGGCTGGGCGAGCTGTACGGCGAGGTGGCCACCGTGCGCCGGCCGACCCGGGTGGTCGCCTGA
- a CDS encoding HAD-IIIA family hydrolase, with protein MQPDHERDQCRSAGFGPGSGRPPSGLYDAVLLDRDGTLVEDVPYNGDPEKVRPVPGAREALDRLRAAGLRLAVVTNQSGLARGCFTAEDMRRVHARVEELLGPFDHWAICPHAEADRCACRKPAPGLVHDAARALGTVPTRCVLIGDIGADMSAAAAAGAAGVLVPTPATRAAEVAAAPTVAADLPDAVDTVLARMRLVAAPAPARRAARGTVLVVRSDAAGDVLVTGPGIRAVAAGADRVVLLCGPRGRAAAELLPGVDEIIEWPLPWIDAPAPPVDPDAIQALTARLAAVGADDAVIFTSFHQSPLPLALLLRLAGIAHISAISDDYPGALLDVRHRVPAGVPEPERALSLAAAAGYPLPPDDQPGLRLRTDRLPPAPAAAGPPGYVVLHPGSSVETRACPVELATRVVRVLGAAGHRVLVTGGPDERELTARVAAAGGVDLGGRTGLGELAGVIAGAGALVVGNTGPAHLAAALGVPVVSLFAPTVPFGQWGPYRVPTVRLGDAAAPCRDTRATACPVPGHPCLSAVEPGRVLEALRLLGVPAAVPAPVPGGVVG; from the coding sequence GTGCAACCGGACCACGAGCGGGATCAGTGCAGGTCAGCCGGGTTTGGCCCGGGTTCTGGCCGGCCCCCGTCCGGCCTGTACGACGCGGTGCTGCTGGATCGGGACGGCACGCTGGTGGAGGACGTGCCGTACAACGGGGATCCGGAGAAGGTGCGGCCGGTGCCGGGGGCGCGGGAGGCGTTGGACCGGTTGCGGGCGGCCGGGTTGCGGTTGGCCGTGGTGACGAACCAGTCCGGGTTGGCGCGGGGGTGTTTCACCGCCGAGGACATGCGTCGGGTCCACGCCCGGGTCGAGGAGCTGCTCGGTCCGTTCGACCACTGGGCGATCTGCCCGCACGCGGAGGCGGACCGCTGCGCCTGCCGCAAGCCCGCGCCCGGCCTGGTGCATGACGCCGCCCGGGCGCTCGGCACCGTGCCGACCCGCTGCGTGCTGATCGGGGACATCGGCGCCGACATGTCCGCCGCCGCCGCGGCCGGCGCCGCCGGCGTCCTGGTGCCCACGCCGGCCACCCGGGCGGCCGAGGTGGCCGCCGCGCCGACGGTCGCCGCCGACCTGCCGGACGCGGTGGACACCGTGCTGGCCCGGATGCGACTGGTGGCCGCCCCGGCGCCCGCGCGTCGGGCGGCCCGGGGGACCGTGCTGGTGGTCCGCAGCGACGCGGCCGGGGACGTGCTGGTCACCGGCCCCGGGATCCGCGCGGTCGCGGCCGGCGCGGACCGGGTGGTGCTCCTGTGCGGCCCCCGTGGCCGCGCCGCCGCCGAGCTGCTGCCCGGCGTCGACGAGATCATCGAATGGCCACTGCCGTGGATCGACGCCCCCGCCCCACCCGTCGACCCCGACGCCATCCAGGCCCTCACCGCCCGGCTCGCCGCCGTCGGCGCCGACGACGCCGTCATCTTCACCAGCTTCCACCAGTCACCCCTGCCCCTGGCCCTGCTGCTGCGCCTCGCCGGCATCGCCCACATCAGCGCCATCAGCGACGACTACCCCGGCGCCCTGCTCGACGTCCGCCACCGCGTCCCCGCCGGCGTCCCCGAACCCGAACGCGCCCTCTCCCTCGCCGCCGCCGCCGGCTACCCCCTGCCCCCCGACGACCAACCCGGCCTCCGGCTGCGCACCGACCGGCTGCCGCCGGCGCCGGCCGCCGCCGGGCCGCCCGGCTACGTGGTGCTGCACCCGGGGTCCTCGGTGGAGACCCGCGCCTGCCCGGTGGAACTCGCCACCCGGGTGGTCCGGGTGCTCGGCGCGGCCGGGCACCGGGTGCTGGTCACCGGCGGGCCGGACGAACGCGAGCTGACCGCCCGGGTCGCCGCGGCCGGCGGGGTCGACCTGGGTGGGCGTACCGGACTCGGCGAGCTGGCCGGCGTGATCGCCGGGGCCGGCGCGCTGGTGGTCGGCAACACCGGCCCGGCGCACCTGGCCGCGGCGCTGGGCGTGCCGGTGGTCAGCCTCTTCGCGCCGACCGTCCCGTTCGGGCAGTGGGGGCCCTACCGGGTGCCCACGGTCCGCCTCGGCGACGCCGCCGCGCCCTGCCGCGACACCCGGGCCACCGCCTGCCCGGTGCCCGGGCACCCGTGTCTGTCGGCGGTCGAGCCGGGCCGGGTGCTGGAGGCGTTGCGACTGCTCGGCGTGCCCGCCGCCGTGCCGGCGCCCGTCCCCGGCGGGGTGGTCGGATGA
- a CDS encoding SRPBCC family protein — protein sequence MAVVEKVIDAPPDQVFEVLADGWTYSDWVVGTAHVRDVDDDWPRVGSRLHHRAGPWPFSLQDASTVLECRAPHRLVLRAGLWPAGEAIVAFVLEPLDDGRTRVTIGEDFAAGPLRWVRTKLNDLVLHQRNKETLARLSDIATRQRPDR from the coding sequence GTGGCAGTTGTGGAGAAAGTGATCGACGCACCCCCGGACCAGGTCTTCGAGGTGCTCGCCGACGGATGGACGTACAGCGACTGGGTGGTCGGCACCGCGCACGTGCGGGACGTGGACGACGACTGGCCGCGGGTCGGCAGCCGGTTGCACCACCGGGCCGGCCCCTGGCCGTTCTCGCTGCAGGACGCCTCCACCGTGCTGGAGTGCCGCGCGCCGCACCGGCTCGTGCTGCGGGCCGGGCTCTGGCCGGCGGGTGAGGCGATCGTGGCGTTCGTCCTGGAGCCGCTGGACGACGGGCGGACCCGGGTGACGATCGGCGAGGACTTCGCCGCCGGTCCGCTGCGCTGGGTGCGCACCAAGCTGAACGATCTGGTGCTGCACCAGCGGAACAAGGAGACGCTGGCCCGGCTGTCGGACATCGCCACGCGACAGCGGCCGGACCGGTGA
- a CDS encoding glycosyltransferase, whose protein sequence is MNILLWHVHGSWTTSFVHGKHRYLVPVTPDRGPYGLGRARTYPWPDNALEITPEDLAHTDVDLVILQRPEELDLATEWLRRRPGRDLPAIYVEHNTPKGDVPHTRHPMADRDDLLLTHVTHFNELFYDNGTTRTTVIEHGVVPPTTEWTGELDRLAVVINEPVRRWRVTGTDLLARFAALAPLDVYGMKVAGLAAHLGLPEDRLTSHDDVPQHAMHAELARRRAYLHLCRWTSLGLSLIEAMTMGMPVVALATTEAVDAVPPDAGALSTRVDVLVDAARGLLDDPAAARRAGAAARAAARDRYGLERFLADWDRLLEEEVCASR, encoded by the coding sequence ATGAACATCCTGCTGTGGCACGTGCACGGCTCGTGGACCACGTCGTTCGTCCACGGCAAACACCGCTACCTGGTACCCGTCACCCCCGACCGCGGCCCCTACGGACTCGGCCGCGCCCGCACCTACCCCTGGCCCGACAACGCCCTCGAGATCACCCCCGAGGACCTCGCCCACACCGACGTCGACCTGGTCATCCTGCAACGCCCCGAAGAACTCGACCTGGCCACCGAATGGCTGCGCCGCCGCCCCGGACGCGACCTGCCCGCGATCTACGTCGAACACAACACCCCCAAGGGCGACGTGCCCCACACCCGCCACCCCATGGCCGACCGCGACGACCTCCTGCTCACCCACGTCACCCACTTCAACGAACTCTTCTACGACAACGGCACCACCCGCACCACCGTCATCGAACACGGCGTCGTCCCCCCCACCACCGAATGGACCGGCGAACTCGACCGCCTCGCCGTGGTCATCAACGAGCCGGTACGCCGCTGGCGGGTCACCGGCACCGACCTGCTCGCCCGGTTCGCCGCACTGGCGCCGCTGGACGTCTACGGCATGAAGGTGGCCGGGCTCGCCGCCCACCTCGGGCTGCCCGAGGACCGCCTGACCAGCCACGACGACGTGCCGCAGCACGCCATGCACGCCGAACTGGCCCGGCGCCGCGCCTACCTGCACCTGTGCCGCTGGACCTCACTCGGGCTCAGCCTGATCGAGGCGATGACCATGGGCATGCCGGTGGTGGCCCTGGCCACCACCGAGGCGGTGGACGCCGTGCCGCCGGACGCCGGCGCGCTCTCCACCCGGGTCGACGTGCTGGTCGACGCCGCCCGGGGCCTGCTGGACGACCCGGCGGCCGCCCGCCGGGCGGGCGCCGCGGCCCGGGCCGCCGCCCGCGACCGCTACGGCCTGGAGCGATTCCTCGCCGACTGGGACCGGCTGCTGGAGGAGGAAGTATGCGCATCGCGATGA
- a CDS encoding polyprenol monophosphomannose synthase, with protein sequence MIEPVQLPSPWADARLTVVVPTYNEAGNLPVLVERLLALPLPGLKVLVADDNSPDGTGEVADKLAIEHPDRILVVHRPGKEGLGRAYVDGISRAIEDGAEFVAQMDADLSHPPEALPGMLGALLSTQAAVVIGSRYVPGGELDENWPLYRRALSGWANLYVHTLLRVRIRDLTAGFKIWRADALRAIGLDRVQSNGYSFQVEMHYLATKLGHTILEVPIRFEERREGDSKMTTATKIESALMPFKLRSRHRNLDS encoded by the coding sequence ATGATCGAACCCGTGCAGTTGCCCTCCCCGTGGGCGGACGCGCGCCTGACCGTCGTCGTTCCGACCTACAACGAGGCGGGCAACCTCCCGGTGCTGGTCGAGCGCCTCCTCGCGCTGCCGCTGCCGGGGCTGAAGGTGCTCGTCGCGGACGACAACTCCCCCGACGGCACCGGCGAGGTGGCCGACAAGCTGGCCATCGAGCACCCCGACCGGATCCTGGTGGTGCACCGTCCGGGCAAGGAGGGCCTCGGCCGGGCGTACGTGGACGGGATCAGCCGCGCGATCGAGGACGGCGCGGAGTTCGTCGCCCAGATGGACGCCGACCTGTCGCACCCGCCGGAGGCGTTGCCCGGCATGCTCGGCGCGCTGCTCTCCACCCAGGCGGCCGTGGTCATCGGCTCCCGCTACGTGCCCGGCGGCGAGCTGGACGAGAACTGGCCGCTCTACCGCCGCGCGCTCAGCGGCTGGGCGAACCTCTACGTGCACACGCTGCTGCGGGTGCGGATCCGGGACCTGACCGCCGGTTTCAAGATCTGGCGGGCGGACGCGCTGCGCGCCATCGGGCTGGACCGGGTGCAGTCCAACGGCTACAGCTTCCAGGTGGAGATGCACTACCTCGCCACGAAGCTCGGCCACACCATCCTGGAGGTGCCGATCCGCTTCGAGGAGCGCCGCGAGGGCGACTCGAAGATGACCACCGCCACCAAGATCGAGAGCGCGTTGATGCCGTTCAAGCTGCGCAGCCGGCACCGCAACCTCGACTCCTGA
- a CDS encoding D-sedoheptulose-7-phosphate isomerase — protein sequence MAAAPAAGGTVLEDHLTRLAAALLPLRDAEHLLARWGQEVAHRLAAGGRLLVAGNGGSAAEAQHLTAELVGKLRHDRQPLSAIALHAETSALTAIGNDYGYDEIFARQVRAHGRPDDLLLLLSTSGTSPNLLTAAHAAHDTGLRCWAFTGPAPNPLADLCHERLAIDSPDGQVVQELHLVAVHVLCEYVDRALPAALAARAPAGPVRAGVEVVLDDPDPEVQAR from the coding sequence ATGGCGGCCGCGCCGGCTGCCGGCGGGACGGTGCTGGAGGACCACCTGACCCGGCTGGCCGCCGCGCTGCTGCCGCTGCGGGACGCGGAGCACCTGCTGGCCCGCTGGGGTCAGGAGGTGGCGCACCGGCTCGCCGCCGGCGGGCGGTTGCTGGTGGCCGGCAACGGCGGCAGCGCCGCCGAAGCCCAACACCTCACCGCCGAACTCGTCGGCAAACTCCGCCACGACCGCCAACCCCTGTCCGCCATCGCCCTGCACGCCGAAACCAGCGCCCTCACCGCCATCGGCAACGACTACGGATACGACGAGATCTTCGCCCGCCAGGTCCGCGCCCACGGCCGACCCGACGACCTCCTCCTGCTCCTGTCCACCAGCGGCACCAGCCCCAACCTCCTCACCGCCGCCCACGCCGCCCACGACACCGGCCTACGCTGCTGGGCCTTCACCGGCCCCGCCCCCAACCCCCTCGCCGACCTCTGCCACGAACGGCTCGCGATCGACTCGCCGGACGGGCAGGTGGTGCAGGAGCTGCACCTGGTGGCCGTGCACGTGCTCTGCGAGTACGTCGACCGGGCGCTGCCCGCGGCGCTCGCCGCCCGCGCCCCGGCCGGACCGGTGCGCGCCGGCGTCGAGGTGGTGCTCGACGACCCGGATCCGGAGGTGCAGGCCCGATGA